One window of the Herbiconiux sp. L3-i23 genome contains the following:
- a CDS encoding PTS sugar transporter subunit IIA, with protein MAILDLDRIIVGGTARTRDDAIREAGALLVSAGAVQQAYVDAMFDRENAVSTYMGNYLAIPHGTNDAKDEIVRSALAIVRYDDAIDWDGNEVRFVIAIAGIENEHLEILSKIALVFSEDDEVAKLLAAKTPEEIQTLLGDVNEA; from the coding sequence ATGGCCATCCTCGACCTCGACCGCATCATCGTCGGCGGCACGGCACGCACCCGCGACGACGCCATCCGTGAGGCGGGGGCGCTGCTCGTCTCCGCCGGTGCCGTCCAGCAGGCCTACGTCGACGCGATGTTCGACCGCGAGAACGCCGTGTCGACCTACATGGGCAACTACCTCGCCATCCCGCACGGCACCAACGACGCCAAGGACGAGATCGTCCGTTCGGCTCTCGCGATCGTCCGCTACGACGACGCGATCGACTGGGACGGCAACGAGGTGCGCTTCGTGATCGCCATCGCCGGCATCGAGAACGAGCACCTCGAGATCCTGTCGAAGATCGCCCTCGTGTTCAGCGAGGACGACGAGGTCGCGAAGCTCCTCGCCGCGAAGACCCCCGAGGAGATCCAGACCCTCCTCGGCGACGTGAACGAGGCCTGA
- a CDS encoding PTS mannitol transporter subunit IICB → MTTTSVGEKRNARVHVQRFGTFLSGMVMPNIPAFIAWGIITALFIETGWLPVPALGGFGEDADGNAYVGIVGPMITYLLPLLIAYTGGRMVYDVRGGVVGSIMTFGVIIGAAGSPMLLGALICGPLGAWVIKQLDKLWDGKIRAGFEMLVNNFSAGIAGFLLAMAGFFGLAPLLKLISTGLGLGVEWLLNAGLLPLASIFIEPAKVLFLNNAINHGVLTPLGLQQAEETGKSILFLLEANPGPGLGLLVAFSIFGIGAARATAPGAIIIQFLGGIHEIYFPYALMKPILLLALIAGGATGVATNAIAGSGLVAPASPGSIFAILAFTAPDSYVGVILSVILSAAVTFLISAVILRASRKRDLAAEEDTFNAAIAQTQANKGKESSVLAGLGGTTGTTAEGGTALASKVQNIVFACDAGMGSSAMGATVLRNKIKKAGIEGVTVTNKAIANLDDSADLVITQRELTARAEQKAPTAQHVSVDNFMNSPRYDEVVALVADQNK, encoded by the coding sequence ATGACGACGACGTCAGTCGGTGAGAAGCGCAACGCACGCGTCCACGTGCAGCGCTTCGGTACCTTCCTCAGCGGCATGGTCATGCCGAACATCCCCGCCTTCATCGCGTGGGGCATCATCACCGCCCTCTTCATCGAGACCGGCTGGCTGCCGGTGCCGGCGCTCGGCGGCTTCGGCGAGGACGCCGACGGCAACGCCTACGTCGGCATCGTCGGCCCGATGATCACCTACCTGCTCCCGCTGCTGATCGCCTACACCGGTGGTCGCATGGTCTACGACGTGCGCGGTGGCGTGGTCGGGTCGATCATGACCTTCGGTGTGATCATCGGCGCCGCCGGCAGCCCCATGCTGCTCGGCGCGCTCATCTGCGGCCCCCTCGGCGCGTGGGTGATCAAGCAGCTCGACAAGCTGTGGGACGGCAAGATCCGTGCCGGCTTCGAGATGCTCGTGAACAACTTCTCGGCGGGTATCGCGGGCTTCCTGCTCGCGATGGCGGGCTTCTTCGGCCTCGCCCCGCTGCTGAAGCTCATCAGCACCGGCCTCGGCCTCGGTGTGGAGTGGCTCCTCAACGCGGGTCTGCTCCCGCTCGCGAGCATCTTCATCGAGCCCGCGAAGGTGCTGTTCCTCAACAACGCCATCAACCACGGTGTGCTGACCCCGCTGGGTCTGCAGCAGGCCGAGGAGACCGGCAAGTCGATCCTGTTCCTGCTCGAGGCGAACCCCGGCCCCGGCCTCGGTCTGCTGGTCGCGTTCTCGATCTTCGGCATCGGCGCCGCCCGCGCGACCGCTCCCGGCGCGATCATCATCCAGTTCCTCGGCGGCATCCACGAGATCTACTTCCCTTACGCGCTGATGAAGCCGATCCTGCTGCTCGCGCTCATCGCCGGTGGCGCCACCGGCGTCGCGACCAACGCGATCGCCGGCTCCGGTCTCGTCGCTCCCGCGTCGCCCGGCAGCATCTTCGCGATCCTCGCGTTCACCGCTCCCGACAGCTACGTCGGCGTGATCCTCTCGGTCATCCTGTCGGCCGCCGTCACCTTCCTCATCTCCGCGGTCATCCTGCGGGCGAGCCGCAAGCGCGACCTCGCCGCCGAAGAGGACACCTTCAACGCCGCGATCGCGCAGACGCAGGCGAACAAGGGCAAGGAGAGCAGCGTGCTCGCCGGGCTCGGCGGAACCACCGGCACCACCGCCGAGGGTGGCACCGCGCTCGCGTCGAAGGTGCAGAACATCGTGTTCGCCTGCGACGCCGGCATGGGCTCGAGCGCGATGGGCGCGACCGTCCTCCGCAACAAGATCAAGAAGGCGGGCATCGAGGGTGTGACAGTGACCAACAAGGCCATCGCGAACCTCGACGACAGCGCCGACCTGGTCATCACCCAGCGCGAGCTCACCGCCCGCGCCGAGCAGAAGGCGCCGACCGCGCAGCACGTCTCGGTCGACAACTTCATGAACAGCCCGCGCTACGACGAGGTCGTCGCGCTGGTGGCAGACCAGAACAAGTGA
- the ptsP gene encoding phosphoenolpyruvate--protein phosphotransferase, producing the protein MSALVGTGIGRGIAIGSVLRMPDPLPDPATTPSTIGPDSEKERVTGALASTGADIRERGERAGGKAQEVLEAQVLMVDDPTLRSDVDSRIDNGATAERAVFEAFAGFKEMLIGIGGYMAERAADLDDVSQRIIARLNGVAAPGVPESDTPFVLVARDLAPADTALLDLDKVLAVVTSDGGPTSHTAILAREKSITAVVGVVGALDLNDGDVVIVDAGAGAVTRDPSADDLAAAEHAIAENARRGSVPIGPGALADGTAVPLLANLGSVDAIDKAVAAGAEGVGLFRTEFLFLDATQAPSVSSQYAQYSKLLRGFAGKKVVVRALDAGADKPLAFLNDAAEENPALGLRGLRALRANEQILRDQLTALARADAETDADLWVMAPMVSTVEETRYFVELATELGIKTAGVMVEVPSSALLADRILGEAAFASIGTNDLTQYTLAADRLLGSVASFQDPWHPAVLKLVAEVGKAGAALGKSVGICGEAAADPLLAVVLVGLGATSLSMSPSAIGDVRAELLQHTREQAVRLADAALGADDARGARDAVNALLVPQT; encoded by the coding sequence ATGAGCGCGCTCGTCGGCACCGGCATCGGTCGAGGCATCGCGATCGGATCCGTCCTGCGGATGCCCGACCCGCTGCCCGACCCCGCCACCACGCCCAGCACCATCGGCCCCGACTCCGAGAAGGAGCGCGTCACCGGCGCGCTCGCCTCGACGGGCGCGGACATCCGTGAGCGCGGGGAACGCGCCGGCGGGAAGGCGCAGGAGGTGCTCGAGGCGCAGGTGCTCATGGTCGACGACCCGACGCTGCGCAGCGACGTCGACTCGCGCATCGACAACGGCGCCACCGCGGAGCGGGCCGTGTTCGAGGCGTTCGCCGGCTTCAAAGAGATGCTGATCGGCATCGGCGGGTACATGGCCGAGCGCGCCGCGGACCTCGATGACGTCTCCCAGCGCATCATCGCGCGCCTGAACGGCGTCGCCGCTCCCGGTGTGCCCGAGAGCGACACCCCGTTCGTGCTGGTGGCCCGGGATCTCGCCCCGGCCGACACCGCCCTGCTCGACCTCGACAAGGTGCTCGCGGTCGTCACGAGCGACGGGGGACCGACCTCGCACACCGCGATTCTCGCGCGCGAGAAGTCGATCACCGCGGTGGTCGGCGTCGTCGGAGCCCTCGACCTGAACGACGGCGATGTGGTCATCGTCGACGCCGGCGCCGGAGCGGTCACCCGCGACCCCAGCGCCGACGACCTCGCCGCCGCCGAGCACGCCATCGCCGAGAACGCACGACGCGGCAGCGTCCCGATCGGCCCCGGCGCCCTCGCCGACGGCACCGCGGTGCCGCTCCTCGCGAACCTCGGGTCGGTCGACGCCATCGACAAGGCGGTCGCCGCCGGCGCAGAGGGAGTCGGGCTGTTCCGCACCGAGTTCCTCTTCCTCGACGCGACGCAGGCGCCGAGCGTGTCGTCGCAGTACGCGCAGTACTCGAAGCTGCTGCGCGGATTCGCCGGCAAGAAGGTCGTCGTGCGCGCGCTCGACGCGGGGGCCGACAAGCCGCTCGCGTTCCTCAACGACGCCGCGGAGGAGAACCCGGCGCTCGGCCTGCGCGGCCTGCGCGCCCTCCGCGCCAACGAGCAGATCCTCCGTGACCAGCTCACCGCACTCGCGCGCGCCGACGCCGAGACCGACGCCGACCTCTGGGTCATGGCGCCTATGGTCTCGACCGTCGAGGAGACCCGCTACTTCGTCGAACTCGCCACCGAGCTCGGCATCAAGACGGCGGGCGTCATGGTCGAGGTGCCCTCGTCGGCGCTTCTCGCCGACCGCATCCTCGGCGAGGCCGCGTTCGCCAGCATCGGCACCAACGACCTGACCCAGTACACCCTCGCCGCCGACCGTCTGCTCGGCAGCGTCGCCTCGTTCCAGGACCCCTGGCACCCGGCGGTGCTGAAGCTGGTGGCCGAGGTCGGCAAGGCGGGCGCGGCGCTCGGCAAGTCGGTCGGCATCTGCGGTGAGGCCGCCGCCGACCCGCTGCTCGCCGTCGTGCTCGTCGGCCTCGGCGCGACGAGCCTGTCGATGTCGCCGTCGGCCATCGGCGACGTCCGTGCCGAACTGCTGCAGCACACCCGCGAGCAGGCTGTCCGCCTCGCTGACGCCGCCCTCGGCGCCGACGACGCCCGCGGCGCCCGCGACGCGGTGAACGCGCTGCTGGTCCCGCAGACCTGA
- a CDS encoding HPr family phosphocarrier protein, translating to MPERNVVVASAHGLHARPAALFTQAAARAGVPVTIAKGGRSVNAASILGVISLGIDHGDEVVLAVDGEGADELLDELTGLLTTDHDAS from the coding sequence GTGCCAGAACGCAACGTCGTCGTCGCATCCGCCCACGGACTGCACGCCCGCCCCGCCGCCCTCTTCACGCAGGCCGCGGCGCGCGCCGGAGTGCCCGTCACGATCGCCAAGGGTGGTCGCAGCGTCAACGCGGCGAGCATCCTCGGTGTCATCTCGCTCGGAATCGACCACGGCGACGAGGTCGTGCTGGCGGTCGACGGCGAGGGCGCCGACGAACTGCTCGACGAGCTCACCGGCCTCCTCACCACCGACCACGACGCATCATGA
- a CDS encoding PTS sugar transporter subunit IIB yields the protein MVNVTLVCVAGVSGTFLARRMRALDPALTVTVESADSLASVSGADLVLVAPQLASSLEHIARVANPVRVAVLPPDAYSPAGADEAVRTVHDLLDAAGSAYRRSEPANTKE from the coding sequence ATGGTGAACGTCACGCTCGTGTGCGTGGCCGGCGTATCCGGCACGTTCCTCGCGCGCCGCATGCGCGCCCTCGACCCGGCATTGACCGTCACGGTCGAGAGCGCCGATTCGCTGGCTTCCGTCAGCGGCGCGGACCTCGTGCTGGTCGCCCCGCAGCTCGCCTCCTCGCTCGAGCACATCGCCCGGGTGGCGAACCCCGTCCGCGTCGCCGTTCTCCCGCCCGATGCGTACAGCCCCGCCGGCGCCGATGAGGCTGTGCGTACTGTCCATGATCTGCTCGACGCGGCCGGATCGGCCTACCGTCGAAGCGAACCCGCCAACACGAAGGAGTAA